The DNA window ACGAGGGGAGTAGGGAGAAAAGAATCAAAACCCGCTCCCTGATGAGGCTCCCATGACCCAACCTTCCCAATCCGAATTCCTCTGGTTCCTCCAGCTCTCCCGTGACGGCGAGTTCATCGGCACCAAGGAGAAGCCGCCGCGCAAGCCCACGCTGCCCTACATCTCCAGCCTGATCACGACGGCGGGCGAGGCGGGCTTTGAGGCGTTGCTGACGGCCACGAATTACCACAGCGAGCACGAGAACTACACGGCGGCGGTGGCGGCCCTCGCGCGGACTGCGCAGACGGACCCCGGCCTGCTGATCGCCGTGCGGCCCGGCATGTTCCACCCGGCGATGTACGCGAAGATGCTCGCCACGCTGCAAAACCTCTTCCCCGGGCGGGTGCGGGTGAACATCGTGACGGGGAGCAGCCCCGCCGAGAACGCCATGTACGGCGACTTCGAGCCGCACGCCCAGCGGTACGAGCGGACGCGCGAGTTCATGACCATCCTGCGCCAGCTCTGGACCCAGCCGCCGCCCGTCAGTTACCGCTCGGACCTCTTCGCCTTCGAGAACGCGGTGCTGGACCCGCCGCCCGTGCAGCCCATCCCGATCTACTTCGGGGGCGCCTCACCCGTCGCTCAGCGTATCGCCGCCGACCTCGCCGACGTGTACCTGATGTGGGGCGAGCGCGAGGACATGCTGCAAGAGCGCATGGCCCAGATGCGGGCTCTGGAGGCGGAGACGGGCCGGTCCCTGCGTTATGGCCTACGGACTCACGTCGTCGTGCGCGAGACCGAGGAGGAGGCGTGGCAGGCCGCCGAGCGCCTGATCTCGCGGGTGGACCCCGAGGTGCGCCGCGCCTTTGTGGAGAGCTACAAGCACGTGGACGGCGTGGGCCAACTGCGCCAGATCGAGATGCTGCGCGGTCTGGAGGAGGGCAACCTTCTGGTCGAGCCGAACCTCTGGGCGGGCGTCGGCATGGCCCGCAGCGGGGTGGGCGTCGCGCTGATCGGGAACCCCGAGCAGGTGGCGGCCAAGATCCGGCGGTACGAGGCGATGAGCTTTTCGTCGTTTATTTTCAGCGGCTACCCGCATCTGGAGGAGGCCCGCCGCTTCGGCGAACTCGTCATGCCGCTCCTCAAGGGACAGGGCGGCGAGGGCTCGCGCCAGATTCACACGGACACGGTGGCGCCAGTCGCCTGACGGGAGGAAAAAAGACGGCCTGGGCGGAGGAACAGTGCCCAGGCCGTCTTTTGGTTGGATGCTGTGGTCAGTTGGGCGACGGGTCCCGGTCCAGAACCGCTCCAGCCCTCACTTCTTCTGCAACACCGCGATGTACTGCTTCAGGGCGTCGGCGCCCCGGCCCTGGGCGAAGGGGTTGAACTGGCCGGGCTGGAAGTTGCCGGGGCCGCCCTGACCCTGGCCGTTCTGCCCCGCCCTGTTCTGACCCGTGCCCGCGGCGCGCTGTGCGCCGAGCCCGCCGGGAACACCGGGGAT is part of the Deinococcus apachensis DSM 19763 genome and encodes:
- a CDS encoding LLM class flavin-dependent oxidoreductase, producing MTQPSQSEFLWFLQLSRDGEFIGTKEKPPRKPTLPYISSLITTAGEAGFEALLTATNYHSEHENYTAAVAALARTAQTDPGLLIAVRPGMFHPAMYAKMLATLQNLFPGRVRVNIVTGSSPAENAMYGDFEPHAQRYERTREFMTILRQLWTQPPPVSYRSDLFAFENAVLDPPPVQPIPIYFGGASPVAQRIAADLADVYLMWGEREDMLQERMAQMRALEAETGRSLRYGLRTHVVVRETEEEAWQAAERLISRVDPEVRRAFVESYKHVDGVGQLRQIEMLRGLEEGNLLVEPNLWAGVGMARSGVGVALIGNPEQVAAKIRRYEAMSFSSFIFSGYPHLEEARRFGELVMPLLKGQGGEGSRQIHTDTVAPVA